The DNA sequence TCGGACCCAACGGGGCGGGAAAGAGCTCCGTTTTAAAGTGCCTCATGGGGATCAGGTCGGACTGGTCCGGCAGGGTGCGTGTCCAGGGGCGGTCGACTTCGGACATGACCCAGAAACAGCTGGCCGCCCGGGTCTGCTACGTTCCCCAGGCCGACGGGACGGCGTTCCCTTTCACGGTCCGGCAGTTCGTTCTCATGGGCCGCTACCCCCATCACAGCCCCTTCACCTTCACCGGAACCGAAGACCTTGAGATCGTGGACCGGTCCCTCACCCTGACGGGGACCGCCCGCTTTGCCGAAAGGGACATCCGGACCTTAAGCGGTGGAGAGCGGCAGAAAGTTTTGATCGCGGCGGCCCTGGCCCAGGGCGCCAGGATCCTTCTCCTGGACGAACCCACGACATTCCTGGACCCGCTCCACGCCGGCGACGTGCAGTCCCTTCTGCTCAATCTTAACCGTGACTCCGGGGTCACCGTCCTGGCGGTGACCCATGACATCAACCACGCGGCCCTTTACTCGGACCGGGTGGTGGCCCTCGTGGACGGGGAACTCGTTTTCGACGGCCCGCCGGATGCGTTCATGGACAACGCCGTTCTCGAGCGCATCTACACACGCCCATTTACCTTCGTCGGGCACCCGGTCACAGGCCGCCCCATGGTGGTGCCGGAAGGGCCCGGTTCATGAAAGCCGGGAGAGTCACCCTGGTCCTTATCGTCCTGGCCGCGGCGACGATCGTCGTCCTCGGCGTGGCCCCCTTCGTGGGGATGACCCCCATTTCGCTCCTCGATATCTTTGGCGGGGGACCGGTTCCCGGCAAGGAATACGATATTTTCTGTAAGATCCGGCTGCCGAGGGTCCTGGCGGCGTGGCTCACCGGCGCGGGGCTGGCTGTCGCCGGGATGGCGTTCCAGGCCCTGTTCCGTAACCCGCTGGCGACCCCCTTCACCCTGGGTGTCGCGTCGGGGGCCGCCCTGGGCGCGGCCATGACCATCCGGTTCGGAGTGTCTGTGGCCCTGCTGGGGATCTCCGGCATCTCCATGGCGGCCCTTTCAGGGGCTGCCCTTTCCGTTCTCCTGGTTTACGGGATATCGAGGGCGCTCACCCGGTCTGGAGCCATGCTCACTACGGCCACCCTGCTGCTGGCGGGAGTGGCGGTAAACTTTTTCTTCTCCAGCCTCAACCTGTTTATCCAGTACCTGTCCGATTTCACCCACACCTTCCGGATCATCCGCTGGCTCATGGGTGGACTGGAGGTGGCAGGGTTCAGGTCGGTGTTCCAGATGGTGCCCTTTGTAGCGGCGGGCATCGCTCTTGTCCTGATCAGTTCGAGGGAGTTGGACCTGCTCACCACCGGGGAGGAGATCGCCGCCAGCCGGGGGGTGAGTGTGGTCGGCGTGCAGCGAAGGCTGTTCTTCGCCACGTCGCTGCTGGTGGGAGGGGTGGTCGCCGTGTGCGGGCCCATCGGGTTCGTGGGGATCATGGTCCCACACATCTGCCGCCTCATGGTCGGACCCGGTCACCGGGCTCTCATCCCGGCCACCGTCTTGTTCGGCGGGATATTCCTCACGGTATGCGATACTTTCGCCCGGACCGTCATCGCACCCGCCGAGATCCCGGTGGGGGTGATCACGGCGCTGCTCGGGGGGCCGTTTTTCCTCCTGTTGCTGATTCGCGGATCGAAGTATTTGGATTGATCGATGAATCAGCAACAGAAGAATCCAAGATCCAAGAACCAAGATCTAAAATGCATTTTGAGTCTGAAATGTTTTGAGCATAACCTGGGTCTGCCTGCAATCGAGAATAGCAAGCAAACCCGGAAACAAAACAACTTTATACAATACAGGAATTTTATGGTTTTATCTTGGATTTTGGATCTTGGACCTTGGATCGCTTTTAGTCGAATTCTATTTCGTATGGCACAATCTGCCCGCTTTCCACCGTGAGCAGGAAAGGCCGCTGGAGGATATCGCCGTTCCCGTCGGTGGTCAGGGGGCCCTCGGCGGAAGGATAATCCCTGAGGCCCATGAGGTACTCCCTCAGGCTGCTCCTGTCTGTGACCTGTCCCGATTCGATACCGGCGCGGATGATCCGGGCCGAATCCCAGGCCTGGACGGCCATGGACTGGGCGTCCTCCCCGAAAGCCAGCCAGTACTTTTCAGTGAGTTCCCTTACCTGGGGGTTTTCCAGGTCGTGGACGTAACCTCCCGTAAAAAGGGTTCCTTCCACGTGGTTCTCTCCGAGTTCCACCAGCCAGGGACTGTTCCAGCCGTCGGTACCCAGTACCAGCACCTCGTTGACGTCGTAAAATGCAAGCTGCGGAGCCATGAGCCCCACCGTCTGGAAATCGGCGGGGATGAAAAGAGCTTCGAAATCGATGACCGGTTCCAGCTCGATCCTGATCCCGGACTCTTTCCGGGCCAGTTCCTCGGCGGTCATCTTCCTGTTGAGCCCCACCATGGCCCGGATCTGCGGACCAAAGTCGGTCTGCCCCTCGGGGAAGCTCTCCGCTGCCACCACTTCGCCTCCCCGCAGGTCGACCTGGTCCCAGAACCTGTGCATCATCTCCTTGCCGTAGGCGTTATCAGGGTAAAGGAAGGCGAACCGTGTCATCAGGAGCCGGTCACTGACCATGCGGACGAGGGAGCTGACCTGCTGGGCGTCTACCAGGGCGCGCCGGAACACGTTTTTCCCAAGGTAGGGGATCTCGGGGTCGGGGGAGAGGGAGATCATGGGGGTTTTCGATTCTTCCGCAGCCTCGGCCGCCGCCCGGGTTGTTCTCGAGAAGATGGGCCCGATGATGGCGATAACCTGGTCTGACTCGGACAGGTCTCTCACTGCCTGGGCAGCCTGCACAGGATCGGCCCCCGAATCTTTCACCACCAGGTTGAACGCCCCCGGCTCCCTGCCCGTGTCGGGAAGCTGAAAGTCGAAGGCGGCCTGGATGCCCTGCAGGGCTTTCTGGCCGAAAACGGCGTAGCGGCCCGAAAGGGGCAGCACCGCTCCGATGGTGTTGGTCCGCACCAGCAGGCGGTCCTGGATGAGAGAATACGCGGCCTGGACACGTTCATCGGGAAGCTCGCCCGGGTAGTTGATGAGAAGATCCATCAGCGTGGACATGGCTTCGGCGTTGTACCCTTTTTCCAGGTCCCTTTCGATGAGGATCATGGCGAGGGTGCCGTAAGGTTCAAAACCGTCCGAACCCGCAAGGATACTCTCGATACCGCGGTCATTGAGATTTGCCGTCACTGTACCCAGGACGGCGAGCGCCTTTGCCCTCGCGTCATCGGTCATGGCGGCGCGATAGCCCCGCACCAGGTCGGCAAACGCTCCTTCACGGTCCCGGCGCTCCGCCCGGCACACGGCCGAAGCTGCCAGGATGTCGGCCTCCTCGTCGGGCAGGGGCGACAGCGTGAGAACGC is a window from the bacterium genome containing:
- a CDS encoding iron ABC transporter permease, whose amino-acid sequence is MKAGRVTLVLIVLAAATIVVLGVAPFVGMTPISLLDIFGGGPVPGKEYDIFCKIRLPRVLAAWLTGAGLAVAGMAFQALFRNPLATPFTLGVASGAALGAAMTIRFGVSVALLGISGISMAALSGAALSVLLVYGISRALTRSGAMLTTATLLLAGVAVNFFFSSLNLFIQYLSDFTHTFRIIRWLMGGLEVAGFRSVFQMVPFVAAGIALVLISSRELDLLTTGEEIAASRGVSVVGVQRRLFFATSLLVGGVVAVCGPIGFVGIMVPHICRLMVGPGHRALIPATVLFGGIFLTVCDTFARTVIAPAEIPVGVITALLGGPFFLLLLIRGSKYLD
- a CDS encoding ABC transporter substrate-binding protein; protein product: MSACATPPRVGVPEPAAKPAPEAAAPAPKKAAAGPAREREELLKYQEAVRLFREEMRPEEAFQMLESFGQMHPDSVYADDALLEQSRIHLHLGEPRKAVSLINRLLEKYPGTSLKKRAFMELALIHKDQGRWKDCIEAAQSVLTLSPLPDEEADILAASAVCRAERRDREGAFADLVRGYRAAMTDDARAKALAVLGTVTANLNDRGIESILAGSDGFEPYGTLAMILIERDLEKGYNAEAMSTLMDLLINYPGELPDERVQAAYSLIQDRLLVRTNTIGAVLPLSGRYAVFGQKALQGIQAAFDFQLPDTGREPGAFNLVVKDSGADPVQAAQAVRDLSESDQVIAIIGPIFSRTTRAAAEAAEESKTPMISLSPDPEIPYLGKNVFRRALVDAQQVSSLVRMVSDRLLMTRFAFLYPDNAYGKEMMHRFWDQVDLRGGEVVAAESFPEGQTDFGPQIRAMVGLNRKMTAEELARKESGIRIELEPVIDFEALFIPADFQTVGLMAPQLAFYDVNEVLVLGTDGWNSPWLVELGENHVEGTLFTGGYVHDLENPQVRELTEKYWLAFGEDAQSMAVQAWDSARIIRAGIESGQVTDRSSLREYLMGLRDYPSAEGPLTTDGNGDILQRPFLLTVESGQIVPYEIEFD
- a CDS encoding ABC transporter ATP-binding protein; translation: MRSEIDIKNDLVLEIENLSLSIGNVMILRDVTFSVPRGQYLSIVGPNGAGKSSVLKCLMGIRSDWSGRVRVQGRSTSDMTQKQLAARVCYVPQADGTAFPFTVRQFVLMGRYPHHSPFTFTGTEDLEIVDRSLTLTGTARFAERDIRTLSGGERQKVLIAAALAQGARILLLDEPTTFLDPLHAGDVQSLLLNLNRDSGVTVLAVTHDINHAALYSDRVVALVDGELVFDGPPDAFMDNAVLERIYTRPFTFVGHPVTGRPMVVPEGPGS